Proteins from a single region of Primulina tabacum isolate GXHZ01 chromosome 5, ASM2559414v2, whole genome shotgun sequence:
- the LOC142545236 gene encoding ubiquitin-like modifier-activating enzyme 5 — protein MDSELKDLLGDLHTLRDSLHDRLLQALVDKMRTRVERLSTMEKVGVGQRSKIKVMSAEVVDSNPYSRLMALQRMGIVENYERIRKFSVAIVGIGGVGSVAAEMLTRCGIGRLMLYDYDKVELANMNRLFFRPDQAGMTKTDAAVQTLSDINPDVVLESYTLNIATVQGFETFMSSLKNNSFCPDKEGSGVDLVVSCVDNYEARMVVNQACNELNQTWMESGVSENAVSGHIQLLIPGETACFACAPPLVVASGVDERTLKREGVCAASLPTTMGVVAGLLVQNTLKYLLKFGNVTPYLGYNALKDYFPTMEMKPNPQCSNAACLERQKEYIRAKPERDAAAARAEMEADEILEPECLHEDNEWNISVVDDSDVQGSASNSGTLPEGLVHELPSADEFQTRPASEETTDTVTDLDDLRRQLEALNAGP, from the exons ATGGACTCAGAACTGAAAGATTTGTTAGGTGATCTCCATACGCTCAGAGATTCTTTACATGATCGACTCCTTCAAGCTTTAGTCGATAAG ATGCGTACACGTGTTGAGCGACTTTCTACAATGGAAAAGGTGGGGGTTGGGCAGCGTTCCAAAATCAAG GTTATGAGCGCTGAGGTTGTTGATAGCAACCCTTATAGCAGGCTCATGGCACTTCAAAGGATGGGAATCGTGGAAAACTATGAAAGAATACGGAAATTCTCTGTTGCCATAGTT GGTATAGGTGGTGTTGGCAGTGTTGCTGCTGAAATGCTAACAAGGTGTGGTATCGGTCGCCTTATGTTGTACGATTATGATAAAGTGGAGTTAGCTAACATGAATAGACTTTTTTTCCGTCCAGATCAG GCCGGTATGACTAAAACAGACGCTGCTGTTCAGACTCTTTCAGACATAAACCCTGATGTTGTGCTTGAG AGCTATACATTGAACATCGCAACAGTGCAAGGTTTTGAAACATTTATGTCAAGTTTAAAAAACAATTCATTTTGTCCCGACAAAGAAGGTAGTGGAGTTGATCTTGTTGTAAGCTGTGTGGATAATTATGAAGCAAGGATGGTGGTAAATCAG GCTTGCAATGAGTTGAATCAGACTTGGATGGAGTCTG GTGTCTCCGAGAATGCTGTTTCCGGTCACATACAGTTGTTGATTCCTGGTGAAACTGCCTGTTTTGCATGTGCACCTCCCTTG GTTGTAGCATCAGGGGTTGATGAAAGAACCTTAAAACGTGAAGGGGTTTGCGCTGCATCTTTACCTACTACAATG GGAGTTGTTGCTGGCCTTCTTGTCCAGAATACACTTAAATACTTGCTGAAGTTTGGGAATGTCACCCCTTATCTG GGTTACAATGCCCTCAAAGACTACTTTCCAACTATGGAAATGAAGCCCAACCCTCAATGTTCTAATGCTGCTTGTTTGGAGAGACAG AAAGAATACATACGTGCAAAGCCAGAAAGGGATGCTGCTGCTGCTAGAGCCGAAATGGAGGCTGATGAAATACTGGAACCCGAGTGTCTCCATGAAGATAATGAATGGAATATAAG TGTTGTTGATGACAGTGATGTACAAGGCTCAGCTTCCAATTCTG GTACTCTGCCAGAAGGTCTCGTTCATGAGCTTCCAAGCGCCGACGAATTTCAGACACGGCCTGCTTCCGAGGAAACCACGGATACTGTTACCGACCTCGACGATCTGAGAAGGCAGCTTGAAGCCCTTAATGCCGGTCCttaa
- the LOC142545237 gene encoding uncharacterized protein At1g32220, chloroplastic-like — protein sequence MSRLISRSKLSSIVSSIAASRNGRFLSTVSENPFDNNNPPKTDKVDEAETVHVPPPPTEKLLVLGGNGFVGSHICKEALDRGLTVSSLSRSGGSSIGEPWASSVIWNQGNLFSMDSWKDVLKGVTSIISCVGGFGSNAEMYKINGTANINAIRAASEEGVKRFVYISAADFGVMNYVLQGYYEGKRAAETELQVRYPYGGVILRPGFIYGTRRVGSMKLPLGVIGSPLEMVLQHAKPLSQVPLIGPLFNPPVNVTAVAKVAVRAATDPVFPPGIVDVYGLLRYSQQR from the exons ATGTCTCGATTGATTAGTCGTTCAAAGCTCTCCTCCATCGTATCCTC AATTGCGGCCTCGAGAAATGGGCGGtttttatccactgtttctgaAAATCCTTTTGACAATAACAATCCTCCTAAAACTGATAAAGTTGATGAAGCAGAGACGGTACATGTCCCTCCGCCTCCAACAGAGAAG TTGCTTGTGCTCGGCGGAAATGGATTTGTTGGTTCTCATATCTGCAAGGAAGCTTTGGACCGTGGTTTGACAGTTTCTAGCCTCAGCAG ATCAGGTGGATCGTCAATCGGTGAACCCTGGGCAAGCAGCGTGATTTGGAATCAAG GTAATCTTTTTTCGATGGATTCGTGGAAGGATGTCTTGAAGGGAGTGACTTCAATT ATTTCTTGTGTTGGTGGTTTTGGTTCTAATGCGGAAATGTACAAAATCAATGGAACTGCAAATATTAATGCTATAAGAGCTGCCTCAGAAGAAG GAGTAAAGAGATTTGTGTATATTTCGGCTGCTGACTTTGGTGTGATGAATTACGTGCTTCAAGGATATTATGAAGGAAAG AGAGCAGCTGAGACAGAATTACAAGTTAGATATCCATATGGAG GGGTAATTCTGAGGCCTGGATTTATTTATGGAACACGCCGTGTTGGGAGCATGAAGTTGCCTCTTGGTGTGATTGGTTCTCCACTAGAGATG GTGCTGCAGCATGCTAAACCACTGAGTCAGGTCCCCTTGATTGGACCCCTTTTCAATCCTCCAGTTAATGTCACTGCAGTTGCCAAGGTTGCTGTGAGGGCGGCAACGGATCCAGTTTTCCCTCCAGGCATAGTCGACGTCTATGGGTTATTACGGTATAGTCAGCAGAGATAG
- the LOC142544530 gene encoding agamous-like MADS-box protein AGL29 codes for MKGEGSRQSRGRQKIPMQLIENQDDMYATFSKRRLGIYKKATELCTLCDVDIGIIMFSPTDVPYSFFHPRMDSVVSRSMNPGQPQSDFDRIIDSHTHGKVEGMNQELDRIIASKDAESVRWQRAMEEIRTRNIWMRQRLDTLTLEQALLWRAWFKELKTRVTRRIEQIKNQASSSAMPPLPPPDAGENVEDMVVAARTEGADNVHQPAVMPPGQFGFPGQTSNDPNLGGGAPPALYYLTPPPLEEQNMFAGGTGPSQELNLGPPGGAPSYTPYYVPPPPPPDFLADPQFYFPLPPPPPPPPDPASGAPSNQD; via the coding sequence ATGAAGGGCGAGGGAAGCAGACAATCGAGAGGCCGACAAAAAATCCCGATGCAACTGATCGAAAACCAAGATGATATGTACGCAACATTTTCGAAACGGAGACTGGGAATCTACAAGAAAGCCACTGAATTATGCACTCTGTGCGATGTAGATATCGGTATAATCATGTTTTCTCCAACTGATGTTCCTTATTCTTTCTTCCATCCGAGGATGGACAGTGTTGTTTCCAGGTCCATGAACCCAGGTCAGCCGCAGTCAGattttgaccgcattattgattcTCATACCCATGGGAAGGTTGAAGGGATGAACCAGGAGCTAGACAGGATTATAGCTTCGAAAGACGCTGAAAGCGTACGGTGGCAGCGAGCCATGGAAGAGATCAGAACTCGGAATATATGGATGCGCCAGCGGTTGGACACGCTCACCCTCGAACAAGCTCTTTTGTGGAGGGCATGGTTCAAGGAGTTGAAGACTCGGGTTACTCGGCGGATCGAGCAGATTAAGAACCAGGCATCGAGTTCAGCGATGCCTCCGCTGCCTCCTCCGGACGCTGGAGAGAATGTGGAGGACATGGTGGTTGCGGCTCGAACTGAAGGTGCTGATAATGTTCATCAGCCAGCTGTCATGCCGCCGGGTCAATTCGGATTTCCTGGACAAACGTCGAATGACCCGAACCTTGGAGGCGGAGCTCCTCCCGCTCTGTACTATTTGACTCCTCCTCCTCTGGAAGAGCAGAATATGTTCGCCGGTGGCACGGGTCCTTCGCAGGAGCTTAATTTGGGTCCACCGGGTGGTGCTCCGAGTTATACCCCGTACTATGTGCCACCCCCACCGCCACCCGATTTCTTAGCGGATCCACAGTTTTACTTCCCtctgccgccgccgccgccgccgccgcctgATCCAGCTTCTGGTGCTCCGTCGAATCAAGATTAA